GCTTCGACGGCGGCGGCAACGTCTATGCCCGCTGGGCCCGCGGCTTCAAGTCGGGCGGCATCGTGCCGGTCGTGCCGACGAGCTTCTTCCCCGATCCGATAAACCAGGGCGGCGCTTTCCGCGGCGAGCATGTCGATACTTACGAGGTCGGCGCGCACGCTTCGCTGATGGACCGCAAGGTTCAGGTCAGTGCGGCGGTATTCTACAACGACTACAAGGACGTCCAGGTGGCGGCGCACGTTTCGCCGACCTTCCCGCTGGCGGCGCTGGTCTCGATCTCGGTGGTCAATGCCGGCAGCGCCCGGACCTATGGCGCCGAGGCGAGCGTGACCGCGCGCGTGGCCGAGCCGCTGACACTCAACGCCTCGGTCGGCTACCTCAATGCCAAGTACAAGACCTTCCGCATCGCGCCGGGCAATCCGGTGATCGCGCCGTTCGATCTCAGCAACACGCGGATGATCAACTCGCCCGAATGGCAGCTGTCGTTCGGCGCCGATCTCGACCAGCCGATCAACGACAGCTTCAAGGTCGTCGGCAACGTGCTGGCGTCCTATACCGACGCGATCATCTGGCAGCAGTCGGGCCTACCCGGCGTGCTGCCCGACTCGGTCGGGCCGAGCTACTGGCTGGTCAACGCCCGCTTCGGCGTCCGTACTGCGGATGACAGGTACGAGTTGGCGGTCTATGCCAAGAACCTGTTCAACTCGGCCTATACGACCTTCGGCAACTCGAGCTCGACCTATGGCAACATCCTCGCCTGGGGCGATCCGCGGATCGTCGGCGTCGAGGGTACGGTGAAGTTCTGAAGCAGCCTCCCCCTCCTCTGAAGAGGCGATTATATACCTTGCAAACACGCCCTGATTGAGGCATAAGCTGTCTCAACAGGAGTTGTTTCGATGTCTGCCCTTTCCCGCCCTGAGTTCCACAGTGAAGAAGCGGCCTTCGCCCACCTCGAAAAGATCGTGTGGGCCGAAGGTCGCGTTTGCCCTCACTGCGGCGGACTGGATCGGATCACGAAAGTGAAGGCGAACCCGGCGAAGCGCATCCGCGAGGGTCTGTGGCGCTGCGGCGACTGCAAAAAGCAGTTCACCGTCAAGATCGGCACCGTGTTCGAGCACATGCGCTTGCCGCTGCATAAGGCCCTGCAAGCGGTCTATCTGATGTCGTGCAGCAAGAAGGGCGTCTCGGCTCACCAACTGCACCGCACCCTTGAAATCACTTACAAGTCGGCTTGGTTCCTGGCCCACCGCATCCGTGAAGCCATGCGCGACGGTGCGCTTGCCCCGTTCGGCGGCAACGGCGGTTTCGTTGAAGTGGACGAGACCTTCATCGGCCGCGAGCCTGGCATGGAAAAGGGTAAGGGCGGCTTCAAGCACAAGATGAAGGTGCTCTCACTGCTCGACCGTGACACTGGTCGCCGCATTTC
The window above is part of the Novosphingobium sp. G106 genome. Proteins encoded here:
- a CDS encoding IS1595 family transposase, whose amino-acid sequence is MSALSRPEFHSEEAAFAHLEKIVWAEGRVCPHCGGLDRITKVKANPAKRIREGLWRCGDCKKQFTVKIGTVFEHMRLPLHKALQAVYLMSCSKKGVSAHQLHRTLEITYKSAWFLAHRIREAMRDGALAPFGGNGGFVEVDETFIGREPGMEKGKGGFKHKMKVLSLLDRDTGRRISFVVDGITIADVTPILRANIAAEANLLTDDAGQYRFMHRHFATHNTTPHMKGVYVDPNNPTIHTNTIEGSFSIFKRGMRGVYQHCAKHHLHRYLAEFDFRYSNREATGCNDRDRSERALAGIVGKRLTYARPDLGA